Part of the Ignavibacteria bacterium genome, AAAAAATTATGCAATACAAAATAAAAGAACCAACACAAGAATATCTTGCAGACAAAATAGATATTGGTGTAAAAGTCGCAATCGCCGACGAACTGGAACGCAGACGAAAACTTGGCTTGCCGATTGTATTTGGCAAAGACGGAAAAATAATTACGATGATTGATGGAAAAATTGTGAAAGAACGAGAATACGCTGAAGTAAAAAAATATGCCCATAACAATTTACAACACACTCACCCGAACAAAAGAAGAATTTAAACCACTCGCAGAAAATTTTGTGCGAATGTATGTTTGCGGTCCAACGGTGTACGGACATTCGCATATTGGTCACGGAAAAAGTTACGTGTCGTTCGATGTGATTGTTCGCTATTTGCGTTACGTCGGTTACAAAGTTTTGTACGTTCAGAACATTACCGACGTTGGGCATTTGCTCGGCGAAACAAACGAAGGCGAAGACCGAATGTTGAAACAAAGCCGCGCCGAACACAAACATCCGATGGAAGTTGCAGAATTTTACACGCGCAGTTATTTTGAAGATATGGATGCGCTCAATGTGTTGCGTCCCGATATTTCTCCGCGAGCAACTGGACATATTATCGAACAAATCGAACTCGCGCAAACGCTGATTGAAAAAGGATTTGCGTACGAATCAAACGGCTCGGTGTATTTTGATGTTTCAAAATTCAAAGACTACGGAAAACTTTCCAATCGAACTATTGAAGAATCGGAAACCGGAACGCGCGTTGAAACGAGAAGCGAAAAAAAACATCCGAACGATTTTGCTTTGTGGAAACGCGCCGAACCTGAACACATTATGCAGTGGAGTTCGCCGTGGGGAAAAGGGTTTCCCGGTTGGCATGTGGAATGTTCTGCAATGTCAATGAAATATCTCGGCGAAACGTTCGATATTCACGGCGGAGGAATGGATAATCAATTTCCGCATCACGAATGTGAAATTGCGCAAAGTGAATGTGCAAACCAAAAACCGTTTGTAAAATATTTTCTCCACAACAATCTCGTAACGGTGAACGGACAAAAGATGAGTAAGTCGCTCGGCAATTTTACCACGCTGAAAGATTTATTCAAAAAGTTTGAGCCGAATGTTGTCCGATTTTTTATTTTGCAAAGTCATTATCGCAGTACGCTGGATTTTTCGGAAGAAGCTATTGCGAGTTCTGCAAAGGGTTATGAGAAACTTATGAATACGGTGAAAAGCGTGAGGGAGCGAGGAGCAAGGAGCGTAGAGCAAAGAGCAGAGAGCGTAGAGCAAAGAGCAGAGAGCGTAGAGCAGAGAGTAATTATAAATGACAGTTTTGTTTTGAAATACAAAATACAATTTCTGAATTCAATGAATGATGATTTCAATACGCCGCAAGTAATAGCAATGTTGTTTGATTTCAGCAGAGAAGTGAATTCGTTACTCGTTGGCGGAAATGTTTCCAGTGAACAATTGTTGCAAATTGATTCGTTCTTTTCCGAAATTGGCGGCGATGTGTTGG contains:
- a CDS encoding cysteine--tRNA ligase — its product is MPITIYNTLTRTKEEFKPLAENFVRMYVCGPTVYGHSHIGHGKSYVSFDVIVRYLRYVGYKVLYVQNITDVGHLLGETNEGEDRMLKQSRAEHKHPMEVAEFYTRSYFEDMDALNVLRPDISPRATGHIIEQIELAQTLIEKGFAYESNGSVYFDVSKFKDYGKLSNRTIEESETGTRVETRSEKKHPNDFALWKRAEPEHIMQWSSPWGKGFPGWHVECSAMSMKYLGETFDIHGGGMDNQFPHHECEIAQSECANQKPFVKYFLHNNLVTVNGQKMSKSLGNFTTLKDLFKKFEPNVVRFFILQSHYRSTLDFSEEAIASSAKGYEKLMNTVKSVRERGARSVEQRAESVEQRAESVEQRVIINDSFVLKYKIQFLNSMNDDFNTPQVIAMLFDFSREVNSLLVGGNVSSEQLLQIDSFFSEIGGDVLGIIPKEIETKTLSNVSENDLMKLVIDIRKEIRSEKLWKLSDKIRDGLNELSITLEDTKDGTAWKRK